In the Octopus bimaculoides isolate UCB-OBI-ISO-001 chromosome 7, ASM119413v2, whole genome shotgun sequence genome, NNNNNNNNNNNNNNNNNNNNNNNNNNNNNNNNNNNNNNNNNNNNNNNNNNNNNNNNNNNNNNNNNNNNNNNNNNNNNNNNNNNNNNNNNNNNNNNNNNNNNNNNNNNNNNNNNNNNNNNNNNNNNNNNNNNNNNNNNNNNNNNNNNNNNNNNNNNNNNNNNNNNNNNNNNNNNNNNNNNNNNNNNNNNNNNNNNNNNNNNNNNNNNNNNNNNNNNNNNNNNNNNNNNNNNNNNNNNNNNNNNNNNNNNNNNNNNNNNNNNNNNNNNNNNNNNNNNNNNNNNNNNNNNNNNNNNNNNNNNNNNNNNNNNNNNNNNNNNNNNNNNNNNNNNNNNNNNNNNNNNNNNNNNNNNNNNNNNNNNNNNNNNNNNNNNNNNNNNNNNNNNNNNNNNNNNNNNNNNNNNNNNNNNNNNNNNNNNNNNNNNNNNNNNNNNNNNNNNNNNNNNNNNNNNNNNNNNNNNNNNNNNNNNNNNNNNNNNNNNNNNNNNNNNNNNNNNNNNNNNNNNNNNNNNNNNNNNNNNNNNNNNNNNNNNNNNNNNNNNNNNNNNNNNNNNNNNNNNNNNNNNNNNNNNNNNNNNNNNNNNNNNNNNNNNNNNNNNNNNNNNNNNNNNNNNNNNNNNNNNNNNNNNNNNNNNNNNNNNNNNNNNNNNNtatatatatatatatattcaacgaaACATTATCAACAGATTTTTGTctacatataatataatgcaaacaactgaattaattgtttttaattaactaaaatatcaataataataataataataataataataacaacaacaacaacaacagcaacagcaacaacagtagtcgttccaaattttggtactagGCCAGTAAGTCTTTTGGGGGAAAGATATTAGTCGATACCgtcgactccagtacttcactggtactttattttatcgaccctgtaaggatgaagagcaaagtcgacctcggaggggAGATACTTGAAATGTGGTGGATAACAAATAAgttttataagaaataaaattacaaaccAGTACAAGAATGTGTGTCTTCACAGTGTTAAGTGGCACCGAGAAACCATAACATTGAATTTTTGTGGAAATAACTTTTGATTTGTCTTTACACTTTTATTCTTACGAAagtttgttgttgtcgctgtcgtttttcttcttttttttcttcattcctcTTTGTTTTCCCGGTTCTAATCAGTCATTTGGTTGCAGGCCTCTTCTAAATCATCACACatagttttatatttcatctgtTCTTCTCCGAGTTCTTTCGTAAGTTTGTCGATATCATTTTCAAGTTTTTCGACATTCCGTTCAGCTTCTAACGCCCTGCTTTCAGCTGATTGAAGCTTTCCAGAATCCTCCTCTGCTTGTACTCTTTTCTCTTCCAACAAATTTTCTGATCGGGAAAGATCCGATTCTAAAAGATTGATTTTCCGGTTTAAATCCTGGGTTTCGCTCTCCGTCTCGGATAGTTTCTCTTCTGTATATCGTAACAAGTCCTGTGCTTTCTCCAACTGACCAGTTAACTCATCAAAATCTCTTTCTAAATTTCCATGCGTCTTCTGAAGCCACGCCAGTTCGTCAtcaactttctttttctcttcttccaactgttggtatttgtttgaaatttcttcAGCTTTTTCCAAAGCATTTACTCGCTCCAGAATCAAAgcgttcatttttttcttgcacGCTTCcatgtttacttatatattttatgtgagaGCCACGCGTAAACTTTCAAATCTAAAGTAAGATATTCCGGTaatttattccaaaatatatataaatatatatatgtgatttttaaGCACAGTCGAAGTGCTTCTTTGACTCCGAGGAGAACAACTTAATGAATCTGTAACAGAGCCAGAAGTGGTTGTAACTGGTTGATCAATTAACGTTAACTACTTCTGTACATCACTAACGTATGAGAGTTACCTACCTTGATTTATACAAACTCATCAATGTCAAgatgaaatatatgaatgaactATGGCGAGAtgtttttatcgttttctttgactttttttgtcattttcccATTGTATATCGCTTTATCTCTGTAAATATTTGTCGACACTAATAGTAATCCACGccatatatatgcgtctatgtgtaaatgcacatatgcgtgtgtgtgcattgtgcaggtatatatatatatatatatatatatatatatattggaaggtttggaggtgatgtacagaaattatatagaaaaaaattaaggtactcagaaatatATTAACctgtgaaaagcgctttatttaatatgtgacattaataaaaatctgtaaatgtacaaacatccagatttctgagtaccttaattttttccaatatatatatatatatatacacacatatacatgcagccgtatatatatgcatatagatatacttacatacgtacatacatatatatacgtatacatgtatgcatgtatatatatatatgtatgtatatatgtatatacacacacacatacacacacatatatatatatacaaacacacacacacatacatatgcacatgcatatacatgtgagtgtgaatatgtatatgttgtgtgtatatatatttctatatatgatatacctatatatatgtacatacatatatatatataNNNNNNNNNNNNNNNNNNNNNNNNNNNNNNNNNNNNNNNNNNNNNNNNNNNNNNNNNNNNNNNNNNNNNNNNNNNNNNNNNNNNNNNNNNNNNNNNNNNNNNNNNNNNNNNNNNNNNNNNNNNNNNNNNNNNNNNNNNNNNNNNNNNNNNNNNNNNNNNNNNNNNNNNNNNNNNNNNNNNNNNNNNNNNNNNNNNNNNNNNNNNNNNNNNNNNNNNNNNNNNNNNNNNNNNNNNNNNNNNNNNNNNNNNNNNNNNNNNNNNNNNNNNNNNNNNNNNNNNNNNNNNNNNNNNNNNNNNNNNNNNNNNNNNNNNNNNNNNNNNNNNNNNNNNNNNNNNNNNNNNNNNNNNNNNNNNNNNNNNNNNNNNNNNNNNNNNNNNNNNNNNNNNNNNNNNNNNNNNNNNNNNNNNNNNNNNNNNNNNNNNNNNNNNNNNNNNNNNNNNNNNNNNNNNNNNNNNNNNNNNNNNNNNNNNNNNNNNNNNNNNNNNNNNNNNNNNNNNNNNNNNNNNNNNNNNNNNNNNNNNNNNNNNNNNNNNNNNNNNNNNNNNNNNNNNNNNNNNNNNNNNNNNNNNNNNNNNNNNNNNNNNNNNNNNNNNNNNNNNNNNNNNNNNNNNNNNNNNNNNNNNNNNNNNNNNNNNNNNNNNNNNNNNNNNNNNNNNNNNNNNNNNNNNNNNNNNNNNNNNNNNNNNNNNNNNNNNNNNNNNNNNNNNNNNNNNNNNNNNNNNNNNNNNNNNNNNNNNNNNNNNNNNNNNNNNNNNNNNNNNNNNNNNNNNNNNNNNNNNNNNNNNNNNNNNNNNNNNNNNNNNNNNNNNNNNNNNNNNNNNNNNNNNNNNNNNNNNNNNNNNNNNNNNNNNNNNNNNNNNNNNNNNNNNNNNNNNNNNNNNNNNNNNNNNNNNNNNNNNNNNNNNNNNNNNNNNNNNNNNNNNNNNNNNNNNNNNNNNNNNNNNNNNNNNNNNNNNNNNNNNNNNNNNNNNNNNNNNNNNNNNNNNNNNNNNNNNNNNNNNNNNNNNNNNNNNNNNNNNNNNNNNNNNNNNNNNNNNNNNNNNNNNNNNNNNNNNNNNNNNNNNNNNNNNNNNNNNNNNNNNNNNNNNNNNNNNNNNNNNNNNNNNNNNNNNNNNNNNNNNNNNNNNNNNNNNNNNNNNNNNNNNNNNNNNNNNNNNNNNNNNNNNNNNNNNNNNNNNNNNNNNNNNNNNNNNNNNNNNNNNNNNNNNNNNNNNNNNNNNNNNNNNNNNNNNNNNNNNNNNNNNNNNNNNNNNNNNNNNNNNNNNNNNNNNNNNNNNNNNNNNNNNNNNNNNNNNNNNNNNNNNNNNNNNNNNNNNNNNNNNNNNNNNNNNNNNNNNNNNNNNNNNNNNNNNNNNNNNNNNNNNNNNNNNNNNNNNNNNNNNNNNNNNNNNNNNNNNNNNNNNNNNNNNNNNNNNNNNNNNNNNNNNNNNNNNNNNNNNNNNNNNNNNNNNNNNNNNNNNNNNNNNNNNNNNNNNNNNNNNNNNNNNNNNNNNNNNNNNNNNNNNNNNNNNNNNNNNNNNNNNNNNNNNNNNNNNNNNNNNNNNNNNNNNNNNNNNNNNNNNNNNNNNNNNNNNNNNNNNNNNNNNNNNNNNNNNNNNNNNNNNNNNNNNNNNNNNNNNNNNNNNNNNNNNNNNNNNNNNNNNNNNNNNNNNNNNNNNNNNNNNNNNNNNNNNNNNNNNNNNNNNNNNNNNNNNNNNNNNNNNNNNNNNNNNNNNNNNNNNNNNNNNNNNNNNNNNNNNNNNNNNNNNNNNNNNNNNNNNNNNNNNNNNNNNNNNNNNNNNNNNNNNNNNNNNNNNNatatatatatatatatatacatatatacgacgggcttctttcagtttccgtctaccaaatccactcacaaggctttggtcgacccgaggctatagtagaagacacttgcccaaggtgccacgcagtgggactgaacccggaaccatgtggttggtaagcaagctacttaccacacaaccactcctgcgcctgcgtATGTTTATTTAGTATGCAAAACCCTTCACTGTAACTATTTTTGCCCGCCGAAACCTATTGATGGTAAATTAAACTTAAAAGGTTAATACTCAGAAAGGTTATTTCTAAACTAtaatttaactattatttataAACTATTATTGCAATATAGAGTAACTTCCCCTTCACTACGTAACTACATGCAACTATGAATTTTTGactgccaaaaaaaaaactgcgtttcaaactttactttttgtATTACTCAATCAAATGGAATGAACTTATTCTAAGATCTACGCTTTACTagaattttcctttttaattttcttttgttttcttttctgtagtGTCTAGTGCAATAATTATTAATACGGTATTTCGACTTACATGACAGAAATATCGGCAAAAACTAATCAAAAAACGGAAACAGGAAATATAAAGGTATTAATTAGCTTGGCATCCTTTGGAAAATGCCAATTTGCTTTGCTTTTTACTTGCGAGGCTGATTTTCTGCATTCTTcgtttatttttgaattttgctTCATGTGGTAAAAcaatagaaattatttaaattctttaaattctACTAATAttgcctcattttttttttctatttcgttttTGCATATTGTCTAATATCTCTGAAGATCTACTTTTGTGGTAATCTTGCCAGCTTGCAATCAACTAACAGACAGAATCACTCCGAGGAAGACATGGTGTCTAAAGCCGTATCAAGTCAACCAATCCAGGAACCCTGATCACTTCAAACTGAAAACTGCCTGCACAAGGATAAAAAGGTTCTGAATCCAATGGGGCAGCCTCTCTCTCCAATCCTTCTACTACAAAATGAATGCCGTagcttttttctttgtcattccgTATTTTTCTATTCTAAATCCATATCTGGTTTTAATAACAGCCCCTGATCATTGGGTGCAGTCATTCTTTAACAAGCAACTGAACCAGGTTTCGAGTCTGATGGATAAATTTATATCCTGATGCGTTGCTTATCGCTGTCCCTTCTCTTGCTTAGAGCCGTTGTTTGCCAGAGAAAGTCATTCTCTAATAAGAAAGAGTACCTCTAGATATGGCAGGGGGCACAATCTGTGAGAAACGCTTCGGAGGTCTGTTCTATTTGTCTGGCAAACCTTCATTCGGCTACTGACCGTACCTCTGAACTACGAGGGTTTCTAATAATTCTCATtaagttttcgttttctttctccaactcaAATGTAACTTTGAATAAATCAAACATTCTTTTTTCATGCAGGATTGAATTAGTGGTATATTTTGATCAGGACCTAAAAGAGGCGAGAGTTCCAGCTGGTGCATCGGTCCAGGGAAGCAAGGAGGGACTCGTAAGTATCTGGTAGAACCTTCTAGATTCTTACCTGAAGGAAAAACGCACAACCACCCCACCTTTGAATTTTAAGAGGATCCTCTACCATTAACACCCTCCGGAGACTCGGCAGCAGTTTTAGCTCGATTAAAAAATTTGTCTGAGAAGCCCTTGCAATGAACCTACGAGTTATGGGTTTTTCTTCCTTTACTTCTTTTAGTCTCTGGAGTCCTTAAAAGGTCCAACGTGGTCgctctacatgctagaaataactgccgaACCTCCCTCAGATGacttgggctaaacagcaacgACCTGCTAGCATATCGATCTTAGCTCAAATGTTTTCGTCCAAAATACTGCCTGGTcatgagttgttgttgttgttgttgttgttgttgttgttgttgttgctgctactgctgctgccgctgctgccaccaTCGCCGTCACCGTTGCTAcagctgctgccgctgctactgctgctgctgtttgccACGGGTCACTTCTAATCGAGTAGACTTATTTATAAAAAGTGGTTCATCTCATCtctattaattttgttttgttttgttttcttcttacttgtttattgttttttaaacccCGTGTATCAAAGAATACATTATACTATGTATCTTTTTTTGtaacgttttttcttttttttttttttctggatccCTGAGTTTTCAACAACGAAGATTGCGATtttgcttaaaaagaaaaaataataataaagtgtagcTTTTCAAATTTTTGATTCCCAacatcaaatgttttttttatttttaacattttttctttcgAATATTTTCTTCAGTGTGGATGTATGAGTGTGNNNNNNNNNNNNNNNNNNNNNNNNNNNNNNNNNNNNNNNNNNNNNNNNNNNNNNNNNNNNNNNNNNNNNNNNNNNNNNNNNNNNNNNNNNNNNNNNNNNNNNNNNNNNNNNNNNNNNNNNNNNNNNNNNNNNNNNNNNNNNNNNNNNNNNNNNNNNNNNNNNNNNNNNNNNNNNNNNNNNNNNNNNNNNNNNNNNNNNNNNNNNNNNNNNNNNNNNNNNNNNNNNNNNNNNNNNNNNNNNNNNNNNNNNNNNNNNNNNNNNNNNNNNNNNNNNNNNNNNNNNNNNNNNNNNNNNNNNNNNNNNNNNNNNNNNNNNNNNNNNNNNNNNNNNNNNNNNNNNNNNNNNNNNNNNNNNNNNNNNNNNNNNNNNNNNNNNNNNNNNNNNNNNNNNNNNNNNNNNNNNNNNNNNNNNNNNNNNNNNNNNNNNNNNNNNNNNNNNNNNNNNNNNNNNNNNNNNNNNNNNNNNNNNNNNNNNNNNNNNNNNNNNNNNNNNNNNNNNNNNNNNNNNNNNNNNNNNNNNNNNNNNNAGTgagagggtgagtgagtgagtgagtgagtttctTTTAGGTTATCATAATAatgtatagataatatatatcataatccgTGTTACTTCCTTTAATTTCCTGCCTCCCAATTTGACAAACATACCTCACACATTTACAAATTTGCTATATTCCACTTTCTAATTGACCAAATTGACCAAAACAATGTATACAGCTTATAAAATCCACTACCACCCACCAGAATTCCAAAACTATTTCCTCTGCATTTGTTCATCACCTACACAAAACTCGCAGTCGCCCACCAGTGCTAAATATCGCCCGGAGCTGACAAAAACCTGAGTTAATATCATCGGCAaacatttgagttatttccccttaGCACATATTTTTCGAAGTTACGATATCTCAAATTTAGGAAAAGGAAACTTTATTAATTTCACGCCTCTTCTTTCTCAGGAACggtgaaataaaagttgattcgGCCGGATAGGGGGCCTTCTAATTAAAGATATATAACTAAGTACTGCAGAATTTTTTATCAGACGCTCTACAT is a window encoding:
- the LOC106869742 gene encoding tropomyosin Por p 1.0101, which translates into the protein MFDLFKVTFELEKENENLMRIIRNPRSSEVSAGKNSYSEGFCILNKHTQAQEWLCEEKKKVDDELAWLQKTHGNLERDFDELTGQLEKAQDLLRYTEEKLSETESETQDLNRKINLLESDLSRSENLLEEKRVQAEEDSGKLQSAESRALEAERNVEKLENDIDKLTKELGEEQMKYKTMCDDLEEACNQMTD